From a single Anoplolepis gracilipes chromosome 3, ASM4749672v1, whole genome shotgun sequence genomic region:
- the LOC140663742 gene encoding acyl-CoA Delta(11) desaturase-like isoform X1 translates to MGQQHDWKHLSLCQRTVSFRKGWMKRKNYLFTFKKMDTDMSISQRCTTTMVYTNKVVTDDVGNLIKSINNDIDVIDKKPETMKSDFFNFKTDIIWYIVLQVALLHGIGIYGIFTFNYLENPMTTLWIIGMYIISNFGVSAGAHRLWSHKCYKAKLPLRILLLICFSACAQSTICKWMKNHRMHHKYCDTDADPHNTQRGFFFAHVGWVVVKEHLEFTEKSKQLDLSDIMSDPVVAFGEKHFLLLQLFFGFILPTALPVYFWNETWSRAIISQVFIRYMITLNSVWTINSIAHAWGTRPYDKNIKPADNNFVNYVTMGEGYHNYHHVFSWDYRSAETGNNIMNYTTFFIDIFAKLGLAYDLRYPSLDLIKNIVLNRGDGTSYVVRQSTNIEIRLI, encoded by the exons ATGGGTCAACAGCACGATTGGAAACATTTGTCTCTCTGTCAACGTACAGTTTCCTTCAGGAAAGGCTGGATGAAAAG aaaaaattatttgtttacattcaAGAAAATGGATACTGATATGTCAATTTCTCAACGTTGTACTACTACAATGGTATACACGAACAAAGTTGTGACCGACGATGTGGGAAACctcataaaaagtataaataatgatattgatGTCATCGATAAAAAACCTGAAACGATGAAATcagatttctttaattttaaaactgacATAATATGGTATATTGTTTTGCAAGTCGCTTTATTGCACGGCATTGGCATTTATGGTATATTTACTTTCAACTATTTGGAAAATCCGATGACTACATTGTGGA taatcgGCATGTACATCATATCTAATTTTGGCGTATCTGCTGGTGCACACCGACTTTGGAGTCACAAGTGTTATAAAGCTAAATTACCATTAAGAATTTTACTTCTAATATGCTTCAGCGCATGTGCACAG AGTACAATATGCAAATGGATGAAAAATCATCGTATGCATCACAAATATTGTGATACTGATGCTGATCCTCACAATACTCAGCGTGGATTCTTTTTTGCGCATGTTGGTTGGGTGGTTGTAAAGGAACATTTGGAATTTACTGAAAAAAGCAAGCAGCTCGATTTATCAGATATTATGTCGGATCCCGTCGTAGCTTTTGGCGAAAA aCATTTTTTACTACTTCAACTCTTCTTCGGCTTCATTCTACCTACGGCATTACCCGTGTATTTTTGGAACGAGACATGGAGTAGAGCTATAATATCGCAAGTATTTATACGATACATGATCACTCTAAATTCTGTGTGGACCATCAACAGCATCGCTCATGCGTGGGGTACTAGACCATACGATAA aaatataaaaccgGCGGACAATAATTTTGTGAATTACGTGACAATGGGAGAAGGATATCACAACTATCATCATGTGTTCTCATGGGATTACAGATCGGCTGAAACCGGAAACAACATAATGAATTATACCACATTCTTTATCGACATTTTTGCGAAATTAGGATTAGCCTACGATCTTAGATACCCGTCCCTagatttgataaaaaacattgtattaaatagaGGTGACGGAACATCCTATGTTGTCCGGCAAAGTACCAACATCGAAATTCGATTAATATag
- the LOC140663742 gene encoding acyl-CoA Delta(11) desaturase-like isoform X2, translating into MRIYSNGSKDIDFSFISHRKNYLFTFKKMDTDMSISQRCTTTMVYTNKVVTDDVGNLIKSINNDIDVIDKKPETMKSDFFNFKTDIIWYIVLQVALLHGIGIYGIFTFNYLENPMTTLWIIGMYIISNFGVSAGAHRLWSHKCYKAKLPLRILLLICFSACAQSTICKWMKNHRMHHKYCDTDADPHNTQRGFFFAHVGWVVVKEHLEFTEKSKQLDLSDIMSDPVVAFGEKHFLLLQLFFGFILPTALPVYFWNETWSRAIISQVFIRYMITLNSVWTINSIAHAWGTRPYDKNIKPADNNFVNYVTMGEGYHNYHHVFSWDYRSAETGNNIMNYTTFFIDIFAKLGLAYDLRYPSLDLIKNIVLNRGDGTSYVVRQSTNIEIRLI; encoded by the exons ATGAGGATTTACAGCAACGGCAGCAAGGACATCGACTTCTCTTTCATCTCTCACAG aaaaaattatttgtttacattcaAGAAAATGGATACTGATATGTCAATTTCTCAACGTTGTACTACTACAATGGTATACACGAACAAAGTTGTGACCGACGATGTGGGAAACctcataaaaagtataaataatgatattgatGTCATCGATAAAAAACCTGAAACGATGAAATcagatttctttaattttaaaactgacATAATATGGTATATTGTTTTGCAAGTCGCTTTATTGCACGGCATTGGCATTTATGGTATATTTACTTTCAACTATTTGGAAAATCCGATGACTACATTGTGGA taatcgGCATGTACATCATATCTAATTTTGGCGTATCTGCTGGTGCACACCGACTTTGGAGTCACAAGTGTTATAAAGCTAAATTACCATTAAGAATTTTACTTCTAATATGCTTCAGCGCATGTGCACAG AGTACAATATGCAAATGGATGAAAAATCATCGTATGCATCACAAATATTGTGATACTGATGCTGATCCTCACAATACTCAGCGTGGATTCTTTTTTGCGCATGTTGGTTGGGTGGTTGTAAAGGAACATTTGGAATTTACTGAAAAAAGCAAGCAGCTCGATTTATCAGATATTATGTCGGATCCCGTCGTAGCTTTTGGCGAAAA aCATTTTTTACTACTTCAACTCTTCTTCGGCTTCATTCTACCTACGGCATTACCCGTGTATTTTTGGAACGAGACATGGAGTAGAGCTATAATATCGCAAGTATTTATACGATACATGATCACTCTAAATTCTGTGTGGACCATCAACAGCATCGCTCATGCGTGGGGTACTAGACCATACGATAA aaatataaaaccgGCGGACAATAATTTTGTGAATTACGTGACAATGGGAGAAGGATATCACAACTATCATCATGTGTTCTCATGGGATTACAGATCGGCTGAAACCGGAAACAACATAATGAATTATACCACATTCTTTATCGACATTTTTGCGAAATTAGGATTAGCCTACGATCTTAGATACCCGTCCCTagatttgataaaaaacattgtattaaatagaGGTGACGGAACATCCTATGTTGTCCGGCAAAGTACCAACATCGAAATTCGATTAATATag
- the LOC140663742 gene encoding acyl-CoA Delta(11) desaturase-like isoform X3 — protein MDTDMSISQRCTTTMVYTNKVVTDDVGNLIKSINNDIDVIDKKPETMKSDFFNFKTDIIWYIVLQVALLHGIGIYGIFTFNYLENPMTTLWIIGMYIISNFGVSAGAHRLWSHKCYKAKLPLRILLLICFSACAQSTICKWMKNHRMHHKYCDTDADPHNTQRGFFFAHVGWVVVKEHLEFTEKSKQLDLSDIMSDPVVAFGEKHFLLLQLFFGFILPTALPVYFWNETWSRAIISQVFIRYMITLNSVWTINSIAHAWGTRPYDKNIKPADNNFVNYVTMGEGYHNYHHVFSWDYRSAETGNNIMNYTTFFIDIFAKLGLAYDLRYPSLDLIKNIVLNRGDGTSYVVRQSTNIEIRLI, from the exons ATGGATACTGATATGTCAATTTCTCAACGTTGTACTACTACAATGGTATACACGAACAAAGTTGTGACCGACGATGTGGGAAACctcataaaaagtataaataatgatattgatGTCATCGATAAAAAACCTGAAACGATGAAATcagatttctttaattttaaaactgacATAATATGGTATATTGTTTTGCAAGTCGCTTTATTGCACGGCATTGGCATTTATGGTATATTTACTTTCAACTATTTGGAAAATCCGATGACTACATTGTGGA taatcgGCATGTACATCATATCTAATTTTGGCGTATCTGCTGGTGCACACCGACTTTGGAGTCACAAGTGTTATAAAGCTAAATTACCATTAAGAATTTTACTTCTAATATGCTTCAGCGCATGTGCACAG AGTACAATATGCAAATGGATGAAAAATCATCGTATGCATCACAAATATTGTGATACTGATGCTGATCCTCACAATACTCAGCGTGGATTCTTTTTTGCGCATGTTGGTTGGGTGGTTGTAAAGGAACATTTGGAATTTACTGAAAAAAGCAAGCAGCTCGATTTATCAGATATTATGTCGGATCCCGTCGTAGCTTTTGGCGAAAA aCATTTTTTACTACTTCAACTCTTCTTCGGCTTCATTCTACCTACGGCATTACCCGTGTATTTTTGGAACGAGACATGGAGTAGAGCTATAATATCGCAAGTATTTATACGATACATGATCACTCTAAATTCTGTGTGGACCATCAACAGCATCGCTCATGCGTGGGGTACTAGACCATACGATAA aaatataaaaccgGCGGACAATAATTTTGTGAATTACGTGACAATGGGAGAAGGATATCACAACTATCATCATGTGTTCTCATGGGATTACAGATCGGCTGAAACCGGAAACAACATAATGAATTATACCACATTCTTTATCGACATTTTTGCGAAATTAGGATTAGCCTACGATCTTAGATACCCGTCCCTagatttgataaaaaacattgtattaaatagaGGTGACGGAACATCCTATGTTGTCCGGCAAAGTACCAACATCGAAATTCGATTAATATag